A window from Fragaria vesca subsp. vesca linkage group LG5, FraVesHawaii_1.0, whole genome shotgun sequence encodes these proteins:
- the LOC101302354 gene encoding uncharacterized protein LOC101302354, with the protein MHVNEYNYCDDDNEDVLVHEWDAPEFAHISLISHLKTVCLWDFKGCPNEVEVAKYLVKHGKSLNKVTIHFRFGENKEMKSQSAITLFSSQFLKFPRGSKTCEVEFQMIS; encoded by the exons ATGCATGTCAAT GAGTACAACTATTGTGATGATGACAATGAGGATGTTCTTGTACATGAATGGGATGCACCGGAGTTCGCACATATTTCTTTGATTTCACACCTCAAGACTGTTTGCCTATGGGATTTCAAGGGGTGTCCAAATGAGGTGGAAGTGGCAAAGTACTTGGTGAAGCATGGCAAATCTTTGAATAAGGTGACTATTCATTTTCGCTTTGGTGAAAACAAAGAGATGAAGTCACAGTCTGCTATCACCTTGTTTTCGTCGCAATTTCTGAAGTTCCCGAGGGGTTCCAAGACTTGTGAAGTTGAATTTCAAATGATCAGTTGA
- the LOC101302935 gene encoding F-box/LRR-repeat protein At4g14096-like: MASNSKRRKMASYSNRLKLCSDNEDRISGMPDAVLCHILSFLSTREAVKTSVLSHRWNNVWASVPIVDVDEEQYQLDYLYRIYLYRMFGYVGRNFSKDLIPEYDPDWFSQFVNRVLLLRCSGDIHRFRLVAKKTHDISHIYAWIATAIRRNVVELDLSVGTPSEPHFEIPKSIFMCSTLVRFKLWLRGDIKVMTPTSSNCFPSLKFLHVTVRFPDSDSMEKLFSRCLPVLEELIIDGKLQYATAFNLDISAPKLKRLQIQLKVRKFVMDFAANDFVCQIFVNVDAPNLEEVDICFDALVSFSLKNAKCLHKANIEFFYVQELKDHDCFPGLADRIRQILAGICDAKYLTVRAPLLAALGNGHQHLLPTFNNLNYLELELHTCQCLQSLATVLMISPHLEHLKISQKWELYSGENNYCGDDNEDELEQGWNAPETVPVCLILHLKTICLWDFQGCPDDMEVAKYLVKHGKALNNVTIHTPFSENKEMKSQSLAALWSKFSKFPRGSKTCKIEFRIII, from the exons ATGGCTTCAAACTCAAAGCGTCGTAAAATGGCTTCATACTCAAACCGTCTCAAATTATGCTCAGACAATGAGGATAGGATCAGTGGGATGCCAGATGCAGTTCTTTGCCACATTCTTTCCTTCCTTTCAACCAGAGAGGCTGTAAAGACCAGTGTTTTATCTCATAGATGGAACAATGTGTGGGCTTCTGTTCCCATTGTAGATGTGGATGAAGAACAATATCAGCTAGACTATCTATATCGTATCTATCTATATCGTATGTTTGGCTATGTAGGTCGTAACTTCTCAAAAGACTTAATACCAGAATATGACCCGGATTGGTTTTCACAGTTTGTGAATCGAGTGCTTTTGCTTCGTTGCTCGGGAGACATTCATAGATTCCGCCTTGTAGCTAAAAAGACGCATGACATTTCTCATATTTATGCTTGGATTGCCACTGCCATTAGGCGTAATGTTGTGGAGCTTGATCTTAGTGTCGGCACACCTTCAGAGCCACATTTTGAGATCCCCAAAAGCATTTTCATGTGCAGCACATTGGTCCGTTTCAAGTTGTGGCTACGTGGAGATATTAAGGTCATGACTCCTACTAGTTCAAATTGTTTCCCGAGCCTCAAGTTCCTTCATGTTACAGTACGATTTCCTGATTCTGACTCAATGGAGAAGCTCTTTTCTCGATGTTTACCTGTGCTTGAAGAGCTGATTATAGATGGAAAGCTTCAATACGCAACAGCTTTCAATCTTGACATATCTGCACCCAAACTGAAGAGACTACAAATTCAGCTAAAGGTCCGTAAGTTTGTTATGGATTTTGCTGCTAATGACTTTGTATGCCAAATTTTCGTTAATGTTGATGCTCCAAATCTTGAAGAGGTAGATATCTGCTTTGATGCTCTGGTGAGCTTTTCTTTGAAGAACGCCAAATGTCTACACAAAGCGAATATAGAATTCTTTTATGTGCAAGAGCTTAAGGACCATGATTGTTTCCCTGGCCTAGCGGATCGCATACGCCAGATTTTAGCAGGAATCTGTGATGCTAAGTACCTGACAGTTAGAGCTCCACTTTTGGCG GCCCTTGGCAATGGACATCAACATCTTCTGCCTACATTTAATAACTTGAACTACTTGGAGCTAGAGCTTCATACTTGTCAATGTTTGCAATCACTGGCAACTGTGCTCATGATATCACCACATTTGGAACATCTCAAGATATCACAAAAATGGGAACTGTATTCCGGT GAGAACAACTATTGTGGTGATGACAATGAGGATGAGCTTGAACAAGGATGGAATGCACCAGAGACCGTGCCTGTTTGTTTGATTTTACACCTCAAGACTATTTGCCTATGGGATTTTCAGGGGTGTCCAGATGACATGGAAGTGGCAAAGTACTTGGTGAAGCATGGCAAGGCTTTGAATAATGTGACTATTCATACTCCCTTCAGTGAAAACAAAGAGATGAAGTCACAGTCTCTCGCTGCCTTATGGTCGAAATTTTCAAAGTTTCCAAGGGGTTCCAAGACATGTAAGATTGAATTTCGGATAATCATTTGA
- the LOC101308471 gene encoding F-box/LRR-repeat protein At3g03030-like: MASNSKRLKSCSNSKRLKPCSNHEDRISGLPDEILCHILSFLFTREAVKTSVLSHRWTNVWTSVPILDLDEEEFHIDFKRRALPKGSQLIRHVPDWFAQYVNRVLLFRCPGDIQRFRLVVGRMDDVSRIYAWIATAIRRNVVELDLAVGITRKPNFEIPKRLFMCSTLF; encoded by the exons ATGGCTTCAAACTCAAAGCGTCTCAAATCATGCTCAAACTCAAAGCGTCTCAAACCATGCTCAAACCATGAGGATAGGATCAGTGGGTTGCCAGATGAAATTCTTTGCCACATTCTCTCCTTCCTTTTCACCAGAGAGGCTGTGAAGACTAGTGTTTTATCTCATAGATGGACAAATGTGTGGACTTCTGTTCCCATTCTAGATTTGGATGAAGAAGAATTTCACATAGACTTTAAACGTCGTGCCTTGCCAAAAGGCTCACAACTAATAAGACATGTCCCTGATTGGTTTGCACAGTATGTGAATCGTGTGCTTTTGTTTCGCTGCCCTGGAGACATTCAAAGATTCCGCCTTGTAGTTGGAAGGATGGATGATGTTTCTCGTATTTATGCTTGGATTGCCACTGCCATTAGGCGTAATGTTGTGGAACTTGATCTTGCTGTCGGCATAACTAGGAAACCAAATTTTGAGATCCCCAAAAGGCTTTTCATGTGCAGCACATTG TTCTGA
- the LOC101308184 gene encoding uncharacterized protein LOC101308184 produces the protein MRESNDPEAKQVLGELKLRGVMIELDEESVIRAIESILNRYLPCYWGTVIPGITSAIKRELVRSRNTIDADLVREVDEYFKKQGKKKQGMGDEWSDEDEPEDSDVGWEEVEESSSDSEDDVSEGKTEEAAKEEEIDHFKDPTVRKECIDVLSYLAGKKGTSVKQGDEEAIMESMIPHLRDSITNLCGIMGFLDTVIEYMDECSRLDNLEIVETALRDRIFVERYEQYKVKSKKNLVPTKEEGIATPMNQITQEEEKRESGDIMEIQETETSMIPLDLPEQPKESMGNAYSCIKESLERAGGNKRKLAQV, from the exons ATGAGAGAGTCTAACGATCCGGAGGCAAAACAGGTGCTGGGGGAACTGAAATTGCGTGGGGTGATGATCGAGCTCGACGAAGAATCTGTGATACGGGCTATCGAATCCATCCTCAATCGATACCTGCCATGTTATTGGGGGACAGTGATCCCCGGGATCACTAGTGCGATCAAACGAGAGCTTGTTAGGTCCAGGAATACGATCGATGCCGATTTGGTTAGAGAAGTTGACGAGTATTTTAAAAAACAAGGCAAGAAGAAACAGGGCATGGGGGATGAGTGGTCTGATGAAGATGAACCAGAAGATTCGGATGTGGGTTGGGAGGAGGTAGAGGAATCTTCGTCTGATTCCGAAGATGATGTTTCGGAGGGGAAAACGGAGGAGGCGGCGAAGGAGGAGGAGATAGACCATTTTAAAGATCCCACGGTTAGAAAAGAATGCATCGACGTCCTGTCATATCTGGCCGGGAAGAAAGGAACGAGTGTGAAACAAGGGGATGAGGAGGCGATCATGGAATCGATGATTCCCCACCTTCGGGATTCCATTACGAATTTGTGCGGCATCATGGGTTTCCTGGATACAGTTATCGAGTATATGGATGAGTGCAGCAGGCTCGATAATTTGGAGATAGTGGAGACTGCCCTTCGGGATAGAATTTTTGTTGAACGTTACGAGCAATACAAAGTAAAG TCAAAGAAGAACTTGGTGCCAACTAAAGAAGAAGGGATTGCTACCCCCATGAACCAGATAACACAAGAAGAAGAAAAAAG AGAATCTGGAGATATAATGGAAATTCAAGAAACAGAGACTTCGATGATCCCCTTGGACCTGCCAGAGCAACCTAAAGAAAGTATGGGAAATGCTTATTCTTGCATCAAAGAAAGCTTGGAAAGGGCTGGAGGTAACAAGAGAAAGCTTGCCCAGGTGTAG
- the LOC101302649 gene encoding uncharacterized protein LOC101302649 translates to MIAAADHYVYYVCRTFINVDAPNLEEFDICFDAMVSFSLKNVKRLRKAKIDFFKEIMDHDCFPGLADRIHQICAGICDAKYLTVKAPIFAALDIGYRRLLHAYI, encoded by the exons ATGATTGCTGCTGCTGATCACTATGTATATTATGTGTGCCGAACTTTCATTAATGTTGATGCTCCAAATCTTGAAGAGTTTGATATCTGCTTTGATGCTATGGTGAGTTTTTCTTTGAAGAACGTCAAACGTCTACGCAAAGCCAAGATAGATTTCTTTAAAGAGATTATGGACCATGATTGTTTCCCTGGCCTAGCGGATCGCATACACCAGATTTGTGCAGGAATCTGTGATGCTAAGTACCTGACAGTAAAAGCTCCAATATTTGCA GCTCTTGACATTGGTTATCGCCGTCTTCTGCATGCCTACATTTAA